The region aaaaattgaattattttattaacagtattaaaacagtatttaaagCCCTGAAGCAAAATCACAATCCTGTTCTACTTGGTGTTTCACCAGTAGGGCACAGAACACAGCAGCTGTACCAGCTGCCCAGTCTCAGGGGGTCTCAGCGGGGCACAAGTAGGATTAAACTAACATTTTTCAGACTACTCAGGAAATTACCTTTCACAAGTCACAACCTTCTCAGATACAATGGAATccctagaaaagaaaaaattattcgTATTACATTTGGTACTAAGTAGACTTAATGAAAGGAATGTGTAGGTCAATAATTTTATGTCctgaacaaaaccacaaaaaagacattaaaaaaataaaaagcagtgcAGAGACCAATGATTATAAACTAGGTTTTAGACCACTTGAACTTAGTCTTTAGATTGACAACATAAATattgctgaaaaattaaatgctgtattttctaaatctatttttagaaaagaacaAACTTGACAGAGAAGTTACTCTCTGTGGATGGTGGGGTTGTGTTAAACTGGATCTGCTATGCAAGTCTCACAAGAACACTTTAACTAGAACAAGTTTCCTCATGTAGGATACACTAAACATGGCACCCAGCTTTGAGAAAAGAATGTTGATTAAACTGCTTGGTTCTCTATTCACTATTCAACCAGCCTCAAACTGTCACTCACTTCAACTGGGCCATCACTGTTTGAAAGTTGACAAGATGTGCTTAATTATCTACCAAGTTATACACATTTGTAAGGAATCACACAAAAAGCTTACAATAGTTCATGCTGCCTGTTATGATTTCTTTTGTTACTTTCTGTTTTTACATTTGATAACTTCTGTTCCTTCCTTGTCATGTCGTGTACAGAAGAGTTGCCAAAATCTGTTTCAGAATCAGCATCTTCAGGGCTTGAGCAAAGAGCTTTATTGGTTCTACGTGGAATCCTTCTGGTTATCTTTCCTGAAGTCTTGGCAGACaacaatttcttttcaggattttttccaCTCTCCATGGGATGCTGGAGTGCTCTTAGAGTTCTGTTATTTGCACCACCAGGTGACTCTGATGTGTGCAGTACATTTCTATGCTTTTCAGACTTAGTCAACTTCTGAATCACAGGAGTATCTAATTTCTGCTGCAAGGGTGTGGTGCACACTTCATTCAGTTCTACAGGCTGTCTTTCAAGATCATCTTCCCCAGGTTCACTGTCAGAACTCTCCTCTCTTTGTAACTGAAGCTTTTTATTACTACTTTTCTGGACAGAATTTTTAAGCTTCTTCCTTGGACTTACTGTCCCTCTCTTAGCTACTTTGACTTTCGAAAATTTCTGCTTAGCAGTTTGTTCCTTCTTAACTAAATGCTGAGAAGCTTTAGAAGCCAGATTCTTGGCCAGATTCTTAGAAGACTTGAGCAACTTTCTTAGTGACACAGTCTGCTCTTCCTGATGCCCAGATGAGGGCATAGGCAAATCCTCACTTGGCAGCATCCTCGTTTTACACTGCTCTTCATCAGATGGTTCCATTTCCAATCCAGACCACGATAGCATCAGTCCTTCAGCTACTGGTTTGCGGGATGTGTTCTTTTCCTGGTTTGGAGAGTCCTGTCGAAGTGCATCCTTTTTAGTCTTTGCTGtcaagacaaaaaatatttggacaTTAATACCTTTTCCCATTAAACCTGAAGACATATGTTGACATCTgaatgcaaaaacaaaaaaccaagacaaacaaacaaacaaaaccaaacatccCCCCccaaatcaaaaaaaccccaacaaaccaaagaaTCAAAATGGGAAAGGAAGCTATCACAAAAACAGTTTTATCACCACTGGCTAAAAGAAGGCTTTCACTATAGTCTACAAAAAACTTTTTGGTGCACTTCCgatattttcttattaaaaaaggGTGGCAGAAATGTTACATTCAATCTGCTTTccagttttcagtgttttgtccTACAAAACCCTCACAAATCATTCCTAAAACTCAATTCCTTTTCTGTTCAAAGGACAGAACCACTTTTCTAtggagagagaaacaaaagcttGGGTACCTACCTTCTGTGACTATTCATAATAGAAGGTAACAttgctaatttaatttttaatgtcctAACAGGAAAGGCAAAGGGTGTGACAAAAACAGTGAAGACAGTCTCACTGCCTCTCTGTCTCACCCAAATCTAACTGTGCAACTGAAATGCCAAAAAGGAATCCACTGATGTCTATCATCTGCTTTATTATAACTTCCTTATATATATACCAGAAAATAATCCAGTAATGtgatttggaaggaaaagtttGAAGAGTTGTTAAATAACTTACCAATATGAGTACTCTTTTGGCTTTTAGATGTAAGGATATTTTCTTCACTATTAGGGATTGGATCTGACTTTGACATTTCTTTGAAGTCAAAAACTCCAACATCCAGATGATCCAGTTTCTGTTTAGTAAGTGCTTTAGCCTGTACTTTTCTGTTCTTGACTTCCttattctgtctcttttccttctcagtgaGCTGAGGTTTAGAAATGAGAGTTGCAGAGCCATCCTTTTTCGATTTTTTGTTCTTAGTGGGTATCGAAATCCAACCAGTAGAAGATGCACCATCTGATTCATcaattaaaaattcacattcaTTTCCTATCTCTATATCTTGATGTCTCACAGGACAAGGTGATGGTTGTGATATCAAGGTTGAATATCTAAagaatagaaggaaaaaaacattcatatcatgggggggggggggggggggggggggggggggggggggggggggggggaagggggggggggggggggaggggaacTGACTTCCAGTCTTCCAAATCTCCCAACATCTATACACAGTACAGAACATTCCTCCGAAGAATTACTATAAAGCTCATCCATTGTATGTTCCATATTAAGCCTCCAAACAAACCTCTGTCCAAGTGTTCTTGTTGCTACAGCTGCTAAGACAGCTGAAGAGAAAGACTTCTCTGGCCTAGCAGATGATGCGGTAACACTTCCTGCTCCTTGCACAGGAGCAACCTGCTCATCTCTCCCAGGCTGAGGGCCTTCCAAATTTTCTACTTCTCCATGGCTCTTTGCTGCAGCTGGCGTATTCCAGTTATCAAAAGGGAACCTATGAATCAGACACAGCATTCAAACATGTTGCTATAAATCCTGAGTGCACAATAAAGTATTGTGAGGACGAACAAATGCTCCTGCTGACAACATCTCACTTCTTATGAATGAGTTTCCCTTCAGAAACTTGCTGCAACACAGGTTAGCAGTACTACTTTCCAGCATAGTAGCAAGTGTCCACAGGCAACATGGAGTCAGCATGCGATTCTTGATCAAAGTAAAGACTGCTCAGCAAGACAAATTCCTAATTTCAGGAGAATATGCTTGAGAAATTATTAGCTCTCCTAGATTGTAGGTGCATTGTTTTTCCGATCTCATTCTATCAACAGGATCAGTGTCAGTTCATCTTTATGATCTACCTCAGAGATTCAGTCCTCTAGGAAAGCAGAACTGTGACCCGGACACTGGCCAGTGCTGCAGTTCAGCTTCAAATCTTCCAACAAGGAGATAATCACAACTGAAGCTATTTTACTTTGTaaaaagtatttgtattttcagagcAAGAGGAACAATGACTGCTCATTCCTGCTTTAACAAATTCCTGTTAACTTTTAAAGTCAACACTGTCAACAGAATGTCTAGAATAAGCCTAGACAATCTGAGAAGCTGATACTTAGGTGCactttctgggaaaaaagagtttaaatCTACTTTGACAAGTTTCCTTCACTTGGGTACTGCACTTATCACcagaatattaaataaaaagtaattttgccCTTTCTAAACCCAGATATAGAAACTTTCAAAAAAGCTcggaattatttttaatgagttcACAATCAAAACTCGATTTACCCTGAAGTGGAGGACACACATGGAATACGACACCACAACCATGTTCAGCTCTACTTACTTTACAGGAGAACTTTTGGCTTTCTCCACAGGAACAGGTGATGCAACAGACCCACGATTATTCTCAGAGTCCAAAGGCACGTCTGGATGCTGCCCTAGTGCTTCAACatcttttaatgtattttttttctcacttttacacACAGGAGACTCTGTGTTTTTAGAAGCAGCTACGTGATCAGGTGTTGCAGGCTTCAGGTGTGATTCACATGACTGTCCTGCCATAGATACAAAATAGGCTTAATTGTTTTACTTAAAACCTTACAAAATCCCAGAAATAGTTACTTTAAAAACCTTAGTTCAGTAACAGTGTGACCAACCTCTGCTGCTGACTGGTTTTAGCGGTGGTGCAGGTGAGGGCTCTGCAGACTTACGGGCTCTTTTCATAGAGTTGGCTGACCCTGCCTTGGGCTGTCACAGTTGGTAACAAATAACGAGACAAAGTAAAACATTTGATAAAGCAAAGGGATTTTAACAGGAATATACATCCCTACAGAGGGAGATAAAATCTCCTTCCCTTAATTCGTGCTCATTTGAATCACAGTTCTATTCTACCTAAACACTTTCTATTGTGTAAAACTTTCTAAAAGCAACTGTAAATTTTAAACAACAGGTAAAACAGTGTGTACAGTAGGAATCTATATGTTAGCTTTAACCAGACATCCTGCTAATCTTGAGGTAAACTACTTATTACTGTCactaaaattaattcatttaaacTATTTAACTACTCTTTACTAAGACAGGCTGAGATTTAGCAAGAATTGACTTGAGATTATATTTTAACATCAGACTAAATTAAACAAACACCATTATAAGCTTGCCTGTTCTAAACCCTGCCATTAACAAAATTTCctacttaaaagaaaacatcaaaatattaaaactaaatATACATTCTAGATTATTGGCATCATCCTCTCAGGCAGCACATTAACAAAGCCTTCAACTTGTTTCCACTCATCAACAAAGTTGCAGACATATGAAGTTATTATACAGATAACTATCAGGTGTTAACCAGCTGCTTTTCTACGTGAATCACCTTTAAATTTAACTGTCCATCTGATAGCTAAGAACTGTGTCCATTTATCTAGCCAAGTGACCACAACCAACTCCAGGGGAATCCAAGACAGCCATACCCACCACCAGTAATAAGGCAATGTCCTTCAGCCTGAGGCTATGAGAAATTTAACTGTCCTGGACAAATAGCTGAAGAAGCTTTCATTAgtaaaaacccaagaaaaaaaaaaaaaaaaaagctattaaatAATCCCACTCATAGAATATTTACTATATAAAACAAActaagaaaaaacccacattttcaACAACTATTATAGATGGTTAAATTACAACCTATATACTTTTACAGGTGCTCATTCAGAACTAAATGCTGCATAATTGAACTTGTACCCACATGaacctgtcccagtgctgccctATGACACTGACAGAACTTATCCTTTGTCTCTGCTCTGAAgtcctcttcttcttttttggaaaaaaggTTGAGCAATTTGGAGAGTTTACTGTAAGGTCACTGCTGCAACCtatgaagaaaaaacagcaaatatGTGAATCTTGAAATTGTCCaggtttcatttattttaacaaattcTAAGGCTTACTAAGGTCATTTAAATCCAAACACAAAAGGAATCAGCTGCTTGAGAAAGAGATCATAAGACAGctaagagaattttaaaaagctgagaaGGGGCTGTTCTTAAAAACCCTGAGAAATACTATATTTATCCATTTTAtccctattttttatttctatctaCTTACTACTAAATAtaacacaaggaagaaaatagcaattttcttttatcagcaaatcaaacaaaacagcaaataagAGCTTACTTTCAAAACAATCCTGTATGACTTTCAGTACATTTTGACCTGGCCGTAGATCAATCTTATTTCtagaaagaagaaggaaaaaatattttcaatcaaAAATGCCAAATGCTCTTATCTCAAATATTAAAGTAGCAAAGTTTTACTTCTTAATATTTTAGGTTATTTCCCCTAGTTCCAACTTCAATATATTTTTACCTGCCATTTCTACGCATAGATATCTGCAAAGAAATTTGTCTAAGTaaattccaggggaaaaagCCTCACTGCCACAGATTATAATAAGAATGAAGAATTCTCTctacataaaagaaaacatgcaaCTACTGCAACAGCCCTGAGGTAAATGGCCTTTAGGCTGACTACAGCCTcacttgaaataaataatttttttataaatcagaCCTTGAGCTATGTTGCCTGCACAGTAATGCCGTCACAGCAGACCTAGAAATGAAATGTGCTGCTGCACATCTATCCCTCCATACAGGGAGTTACCCTGTAAAAGAAGCTATTTCTGTGCTTATACAAAAGTGTCAGCAGCAAGTACTGGCTTGAGGTATCCAATCCATAAGCAAGTGAAGAGCTCAGCTGGTtggattattatttcaaaccagcACAAATGAAAACGGAAGAAGTGAGTGATTCACCAGCCAGACAGTTTtgatcaaaaccaaaataacacTAGAAAAGCCATGGAGTACTACTCCCATAGTGATCATTATATACCTTTAAAAACAACTAATTGGGTAGATTTAGCAAGCTCATGAAACTTACGTCCAAAAATGAATTTCAGTAACAAAACCTCCACAGACTCCTAACACACATGTAAAGAATATCACAGCATTGCAAGTGCTCAAACTCATCTCTAACATTTACCAAGCAAGGTCCAAATATGCTGGAACTCTGCAGGGGCTTCATTTCTCTACTCCTTGAAAGGCAACATGTTTGCACAGATTACTGTTTCCCTACTCAGGCAGCCCAGTTAGGGGTACCTTCGGGTACAGCCACACCACAATCTGCTGCCTCAGCAAAGGAAAACCTTGAAGACTTGCCCCCCCACCCAGCTTGCTCCTCTTACCATtgagaaatacaagaaatttgGTAAACACCAGATGACCAATTTAATAAGGTATATCACGGAGTTTTGACATTTAGCTCTCAGATAAAAATCCAGTTAAGTTTTCCAGAATCTAAGAATAGGTGTTTAAATGCAAATTACCCTCCTCCATGGCAGAATCTTGCTCTgtagtctttttttaaatgattctgtgaagaaataaGAATCAATTTTTACTTAGCATGATGACACTTGACAGAAAAATAGGATCTTGAGGATTCTTGAGACATCATAAAGTAGTGGGAGAGTGGGAGTTATTGCAGCATTGTTTTTCTTAGAATGCCACAGTGCCTCTTCATACACTTAAAACCCAAGTATAACCAAAGTCATTCAAACAGCAGATAGGACTCCAGTAATTTTCCACAACTAGAGCAGTAATAATTCAAGCACAGTCTCTGTGAAATCCAATAACAAGCCACTGACCTGGGAACTGGCAATGGTTGCAGAGGATGAAATGGgaagaaagagcaagaaaaattcAACAGCAAATCAGAGTGCAGTTCTTCACAAAAGTGATAGGGAAACATctcaaaaaaatgtaaatgtttagCAGAAAAACAACTATAACCTCTTCCTAATTCGTGTAAATTTAAAGAGTATATTCAGTGTGGAGATTATTTAATCCTAACAGGAGAATTCAGCAcgttttttctgaaatttgccATACTGACAGTACTTTGCACTTCCTCGCGATTCCCCTTTGG is a window of Sylvia atricapilla isolate bSylAtr1 chromosome 4, bSylAtr1.pri, whole genome shotgun sequence DNA encoding:
- the CENPC gene encoding centromere protein C yields the protein MAEALNHLKKDYRARFCHGGGNKIDLRPGQNVLKVIQDCFESCSSDLTVNSPNCSTFFPKKKKRTSEQRQRISSPKAGSANSMKRARKSAEPSPAPPLKPVSSRGQSCESHLKPATPDHVAASKNTESPVCKSEKKNTLKDVEALGQHPDVPLDSENNRGSVASPVPVEKAKSSPVKFPFDNWNTPAAAKSHGEVENLEGPQPGRDEQVAPVQGAGSVTASSARPEKSFSSAVLAAVATRTLGQRYSTLISQPSPCPVRHQDIEIGNECEFLIDESDGASSTGWISIPTKNKKSKKDGSATLISKPQLTEKEKRQNKEVKNRKVQAKALTKQKLDHLDVGVFDFKEMSKSDPIPNSEENILTSKSQKSTHIAKTKKDALRQDSPNQEKNTSRKPVAEGLMLSWSGLEMEPSDEEQCKTRMLPSEDLPMPSSGHQEEQTVSLRKLLKSSKNLAKNLASKASQHLVKKEQTAKQKFSKVKVAKRGTVSPRKKLKNSVQKSSNKKLQLQREESSDSEPGEDDLERQPVELNEVCTTPLQQKLDTPVIQKLTKSEKHRNVLHTSESPGGANNRTLRALQHPMESGKNPEKKLLSAKTSGKITRRIPRRTNKALCSSPEDADSETDFGNSSVHDMTRKEQKLSNVKTESNKRNHNRQHELLDSIVSEKVVTCESGPVLEDCDNFAPSTKSPEQDDTFSDNSEDLNHKFRHLLSDEIAKHKIVMPSNTPNVRRTKRIRLRPLEYWRGERVNYAVDRSGGLVISGLVHPETECPRKSKRRKDPPKRTRDKTSRKEEPVSLDHILADASKPTIVVDPVTDKEVHLDCINTARSPYYVFKDEAVEIYKNLNTSLFATGRLILKPYKEKGHQFVHMDTIAFYIISGKVVVTLHKTSYSLTAGDCFYVPPGNGYNIRNLLNEESVLLFTQLKDRTKELNELLDTSSP